In one Drosophila pseudoobscura strain MV-25-SWS-2005 chromosome X, UCI_Dpse_MV25, whole genome shotgun sequence genomic region, the following are encoded:
- the axed gene encoding uncharacterized protein axed isoform X1 produces the protein MDGPGGNAVSRKWLKNKDWVFTEGRNTEFRCGNKYRQKRFDSTLEEALYKQKRITKLPLVGGPLIRKALHIREEDTASEQEPQPVDSNNNDPQIPQVGDSSENNNNNKNKNKTNSNDATEKYKMVLPFGLGPDGHHVDAIHSVPAPSAPPAHSMPPPYAKGQTNIYTGVPVIVNPYIDFIVVNGDDRYMIRCERKSVVERSVELAKLIHAGPNSGRKSDNHYQILNVDKNDFELVVRYMEKHFIPYRDHKHLLKILELSDRFNVPDLIIYCIRELDLRISSATALDIFKALWFYQGIALTNQHQTVITTQQSGQQLARKQASKAKAAAKQQAAAKAALAGENPPEGADGAQLNLIPNPNPFTTEDYGVALLHNTLQLIDMHAELMLSMPEICDLRFEELETVVKRDTLQLRSEVTLFECLASWSLAECARKNIFGTAENRRTVLGPLCLTPRYLRMSASEFRRCCERIELLPPVEISLISDALEGKKLRNLTDQQAELMEKFRQPRAEYARMPVHLSDRSSPKNYPKKMRRTNEGRSTEEGCWEKLGMNCLRVFVCIFD, from the exons CTCAAGAACAAAGATTGGGTGTTCACTGAGGGCAGGAACACAGAGTTCCGCTGTGGCAATAAATACCGCCAGAAGCGCTTCGATTCCACACTGGAGGAGGCGCTATACAAGCAGAAGCGCATCACCAAATTACCGCTGGTGGGTGGTCCTCTGATCCGCAAGGCTCTGCACATTCGGGAGGAGGATACCGCATCCGAACAGGAACCACAGCCGgtcgacagcaacaacaacgatccACAGATACCACAAGTGGGCGACAGCAGtgagaacaacaacaacaacaaaaacaaaaacaaaaccaacagcaacgacGCAACAGAGAAGTACAAAATGGTACTGCCGTTCGGTCTCGGCCCCGACGGGCACCACGTGGACGCCATTCACAGTGTCCCGGCGCCCAGTGCCCCACCAGCCCACTCGATGCCACCGCCATACGCCAAGGGCCAGACGAACATCTACACAGGAGTTCCCGTCATTGTGAATCCCTACATCGACTTCATTGTGGTGAACGGCGACGATCGGTACATGATCCGATGCGAGCGCAAGTCCGTCGTGGAGCGCAGCGTGGAGCTGGCGAAGCTGATACACGCCGGACCCAACAGCGGCCGCAAGAGCGATAACCACTACCAGATCCTCAATGTGGACAAGAACGACTTTGAGCTTGTCGTCCGCTACATGGAGAAGCACTTTATACCTTATCGCGATCACAAACACTTGCTGAAGATCCTGGAACTATCCGATCGCTTTAACGTGCCTGATTTA ATCATATACTGCATTCGGGAGCTTGATCTCAGAATTTCCAGTGCCACCGCATTGGATATATTCAAGGCGCTGTGGTTCTACCAGGGCATAGCGCTGACCAACCAGCACCAGACAGTGATCACCACCCAACAGAGTGGCCAACAGCTGGCCCGCAAGCAGGCCTCCAAGGCGAAGGCCGCTGCCaagcagcaggcggcggccAAGGCTGCCCTGGCGGGCGAGAACCCACCCGAGGGGGCCGATGGGGCGCAGCTCAATCTCATACCCAATCCGAATCCCTTCACCACCGAGGACTATGGCGTGGCCCTGCTGCACAACACACTCCAGCTGATCGACATGCACGCGGAGCTGATGCTCTCGATGCCCGAGATCTGCGACCTCCGGTtcgaggagctggagaccgtgGTCAAGCGCGACACCCTGCAACTCCGCTCGGAGGTCACCCTGTTCGAGTGCCTGGCCTCGTGGAGTCTGGCGGAGTGCGCCCGCAAGAATATCTTTGGCACTGCCGAAAACCGACGCACTGTGCTGGGACCCCTCTGCCTGACCCCCAGATATCTGCGGATGAGTGCCTCCGAGTTCCGTCGTTGCTGTGAGCGCATCGAGCTTCTCCCACCAGTCGAAATATCTCTCATCAGTGATGCCTTAGAGG GCAAAAAGCTAAGGAACCTCACCGACCAGCAGGCGGAGCTGATGGAGAAGTTCCGCCAGCCACGTGCCGAATACGCCCGCATGCCAGTCCATCTCAGCGATCGCAGCAGTCCCAAGAACTACCCCAAGAAGATGCGCCGCACGAACGAGGGCCGCTCCACGGAGGAGGGTTGCTGGGAGAAGCTCGGCATGAATTGCCTCCGTGTCTTTGTCTGCATATTCGACTGA
- the axed gene encoding uncharacterized protein axed isoform X2, with amino-acid sequence MLKNKDWVFTEGRNTEFRCGNKYRQKRFDSTLEEALYKQKRITKLPLVGGPLIRKALHIREEDTASEQEPQPVDSNNNDPQIPQVGDSSENNNNNKNKNKTNSNDATEKYKMVLPFGLGPDGHHVDAIHSVPAPSAPPAHSMPPPYAKGQTNIYTGVPVIVNPYIDFIVVNGDDRYMIRCERKSVVERSVELAKLIHAGPNSGRKSDNHYQILNVDKNDFELVVRYMEKHFIPYRDHKHLLKILELSDRFNVPDLIIYCIRELDLRISSATALDIFKALWFYQGIALTNQHQTVITTQQSGQQLARKQASKAKAAAKQQAAAKAALAGENPPEGADGAQLNLIPNPNPFTTEDYGVALLHNTLQLIDMHAELMLSMPEICDLRFEELETVVKRDTLQLRSEVTLFECLASWSLAECARKNIFGTAENRRTVLGPLCLTPRYLRMSASEFRRCCERIELLPPVEISLISDALEGKKLRNLTDQQAELMEKFRQPRAEYARMPVHLSDRSSPKNYPKKMRRTNEGRSTEEGCWEKLGMNCLRVFVCIFD; translated from the exons atG CTCAAGAACAAAGATTGGGTGTTCACTGAGGGCAGGAACACAGAGTTCCGCTGTGGCAATAAATACCGCCAGAAGCGCTTCGATTCCACACTGGAGGAGGCGCTATACAAGCAGAAGCGCATCACCAAATTACCGCTGGTGGGTGGTCCTCTGATCCGCAAGGCTCTGCACATTCGGGAGGAGGATACCGCATCCGAACAGGAACCACAGCCGgtcgacagcaacaacaacgatccACAGATACCACAAGTGGGCGACAGCAGtgagaacaacaacaacaacaaaaacaaaaacaaaaccaacagcaacgacGCAACAGAGAAGTACAAAATGGTACTGCCGTTCGGTCTCGGCCCCGACGGGCACCACGTGGACGCCATTCACAGTGTCCCGGCGCCCAGTGCCCCACCAGCCCACTCGATGCCACCGCCATACGCCAAGGGCCAGACGAACATCTACACAGGAGTTCCCGTCATTGTGAATCCCTACATCGACTTCATTGTGGTGAACGGCGACGATCGGTACATGATCCGATGCGAGCGCAAGTCCGTCGTGGAGCGCAGCGTGGAGCTGGCGAAGCTGATACACGCCGGACCCAACAGCGGCCGCAAGAGCGATAACCACTACCAGATCCTCAATGTGGACAAGAACGACTTTGAGCTTGTCGTCCGCTACATGGAGAAGCACTTTATACCTTATCGCGATCACAAACACTTGCTGAAGATCCTGGAACTATCCGATCGCTTTAACGTGCCTGATTTA ATCATATACTGCATTCGGGAGCTTGATCTCAGAATTTCCAGTGCCACCGCATTGGATATATTCAAGGCGCTGTGGTTCTACCAGGGCATAGCGCTGACCAACCAGCACCAGACAGTGATCACCACCCAACAGAGTGGCCAACAGCTGGCCCGCAAGCAGGCCTCCAAGGCGAAGGCCGCTGCCaagcagcaggcggcggccAAGGCTGCCCTGGCGGGCGAGAACCCACCCGAGGGGGCCGATGGGGCGCAGCTCAATCTCATACCCAATCCGAATCCCTTCACCACCGAGGACTATGGCGTGGCCCTGCTGCACAACACACTCCAGCTGATCGACATGCACGCGGAGCTGATGCTCTCGATGCCCGAGATCTGCGACCTCCGGTtcgaggagctggagaccgtgGTCAAGCGCGACACCCTGCAACTCCGCTCGGAGGTCACCCTGTTCGAGTGCCTGGCCTCGTGGAGTCTGGCGGAGTGCGCCCGCAAGAATATCTTTGGCACTGCCGAAAACCGACGCACTGTGCTGGGACCCCTCTGCCTGACCCCCAGATATCTGCGGATGAGTGCCTCCGAGTTCCGTCGTTGCTGTGAGCGCATCGAGCTTCTCCCACCAGTCGAAATATCTCTCATCAGTGATGCCTTAGAGG GCAAAAAGCTAAGGAACCTCACCGACCAGCAGGCGGAGCTGATGGAGAAGTTCCGCCAGCCACGTGCCGAATACGCCCGCATGCCAGTCCATCTCAGCGATCGCAGCAGTCCCAAGAACTACCCCAAGAAGATGCGCCGCACGAACGAGGGCCGCTCCACGGAGGAGGGTTGCTGGGAGAAGCTCGGCATGAATTGCCTCCGTGTCTTTGTCTGCATATTCGACTGA